One window of Stenotrophomonas indicatrix genomic DNA carries:
- the rpsP gene encoding 30S ribosomal protein S16 — MVKIRLTRGGAKKRPFYHIIVTDVRSARDGRNIERVGFYNPVAQGGEKRIELDLARVDHWVKNGAQPTEKVRNLIKEASKSQAAAA, encoded by the coding sequence ATGGTCAAGATTCGACTGACCCGCGGCGGCGCCAAGAAGCGTCCGTTCTACCACATCATCGTCACCGACGTCCGCAGCGCCCGCGACGGCCGCAACATCGAGCGCGTCGGCTTCTACAACCCGGTTGCACAGGGTGGCGAGAAGCGCATCGAGCTGGACCTGGCCCGCGTTGACCATTGGGTCAAGAACGGCGCCCAGCCGACCGAGAAAGTTCGCAACCTGATCAAGGAAGCGAGCAAGTCCCAGGCCGCTGCGGCCTGA
- the rimM gene encoding ribosome maturation factor RimM (Essential for efficient processing of 16S rRNA), with protein MKDNERRILLGRVVGAFGVRGEIKLESWTEPRSAIFRYQPWILRSPNGQESTLEGARGRDTGKHLVARFPGIEDRDTVEAMHGTEVFVARSALPPPSANEYYWVDLEGLDVKTVEGVALGQVSHLFSTGANDVVVVRGDRERMIPFVVPEFVKSVDFEANLVVVDWDPEF; from the coding sequence ATGAAAGATAACGAGCGCCGCATCCTGCTTGGCAGGGTTGTCGGCGCTTTTGGTGTGCGCGGCGAAATAAAGCTCGAGTCCTGGACCGAGCCGCGTTCCGCTATTTTCCGTTACCAACCGTGGATCCTGCGCAGCCCCAACGGGCAGGAATCGACGCTTGAAGGCGCCCGTGGCCGGGATACCGGCAAGCACCTGGTGGCCCGTTTCCCGGGCATCGAGGATCGCGACACGGTCGAGGCGATGCATGGCACCGAGGTCTTCGTGGCCCGCAGTGCGCTGCCGCCGCCGAGTGCCAACGAGTATTACTGGGTCGACCTGGAAGGCCTGGATGTGAAGACCGTCGAAGGCGTTGCCCTCGGCCAGGTCTCGCACCTGTTCAGTACCGGCGCCAACGATGTGGTGGTCGTACGCGGTGATCGCGAGCGGATGATTCCGTTCGTTGTGCCGGAGTTCGTCAAATCCGTCGACTTCGAGGCCAATCTGGTCGTGGTCGACTGGGACCCCGAGTTCTGA